AATTGGAGCGGCCCTGGCGGATTCAGCAGTTCGGTTCAGAACCCAAGCATTTCCAATGTGAGTTTAGCAGCACTTGGTGAATACATATATACTGCAAAGACAGGTGTTAATGGATGTTCATCCACTGGAAGTGTAATTGTCGCTGTAAACCCGAGCCCCGGAATTTCTTCCAGTGCAAGTGCACCAACAGTATGCGAAGGAGGTTCAGTGGTCCTCACTGCAACCTTAACACGGCCGGCCTATAGCGCAGGTGGATCCAGTGGTAGTCTAGGAATTGCAATACCGGACAATAGCACAACTGGTGCATCCAACTCCATTAGCGTGGTAGGTGGTTCGGGCAACATCAGCGCGAATAATACGATCTCCGTTGGTGTGAATATCACGCATACGTGGGATGCCGACGTACAGATCTTTTTGGTGGGTCCGGCAAACTGTGGCACCCTCGAGCTATCTACATCAAATGGTGGTAATGGAGACAACTATACCGGTACGATATTCCAAACCGGCGCAGCAACCGGGATAACTTCTGGTTCTGCACCGTTCACCGGCACATTTGCACCAGAAGGACCCTTGGTCGGCACGCCGAATACGGGCATTTACACCTTGCCAGCGGGAGACTTGAATGGTTGCCCAGTAAATGGAAGCTACACATTACGTGTATTTGACAGAGCCAATCTGGACACTGGTACGCTCCAAGATTGGGACATCACAATAGATGGTACTGGTGTAGCTACTGCATCATTCAGCGGCCCAGGAACCGTTGGTTCGGTGAGTTATTCAGGACCCAACAATACAACTGCAACAGCAACTGTATCGAACATCCCAGCCGGTGTGCATAGCTACGTAGCCACTGCCACTACTGGAGTAGGATGTACCGCAACCGCCAATGTTGGTGTTACGGCCATAGCTCCACCGAATGCTGGTACGAATGGTACGCTTACCGCTTGTGAAACCAGTACTACGGACAACTTGTTCGTGGCCCTGATGGGATTACCGGAAACCGGTGGTACATGGAGCGGACCGAGTGCGGTAATTGGTGGGAACTACAACGCTTCGACCATGACGCCTGGCGTTTATACATACACCGTTACGCCGAACTCACCATGCATTGGTAACGCAACAGCAACCGTTACCGTTACTGAACAAGCCGTTCCTTACGCAGGTATGAATGGTACGATCACGGTTTGTGCTTCCAGCACCAACGCGGATCTATTCCTGGCACTCACAGGCAGCCCAACTGCTGGAGGAACATGGAGTGGGCCGAGCGCGGTCATTGGCAACAATTACGATGCCTCTACCATGACACCGGGTATTTACACGTACAGTGTTGCTGCAACTGCACCTTGTACTATCGCAGCAACTGCGGCGGTAACCGTAACTGAGAACGCATTGCCAGTAATGGCTTGCTTGCCTAATTCAACTGTTTGCATACTTACTCCAGCCTATGCATTGGCGGAAAGTACACCGTTGTTGGGGGCCTATTCCGGAACAGGAATTAGTGCAGGCAACTTTGATCCGTCCGCAGCCGGAGTGGGAACGCATACCATAACGTATTCGTTCACGGATGCGAACATATGCACCAACACATGTACGTTCCAGATCACCGTTGATGGCGATGTGGATAACGATGGCGTTTGTGATCTTGATGATAGCTGCATCATGACCCCTGGCCAGATCGGGTCGGCATGCCCTGCGATACCGGGCTTCACGATCGGATCCTTACAAAGTGACGGTATGGGTGATTGCGTCTGCGTAGGAGCAACTTGTACCACAGACCTTTCTTTGGATGTTACACAAGGCAATTTAGGCACTTCGCCTGCATGGGAATTACGTGATGCCACAAACAATACCTTGGTACAAACAGGTGGAGGAACTCCATGGACCAATCCCGGCGTACACTCGGACCTCACTTGTGTTCCTGATGGCAAATTCAAACTGATCGTTACAGGCTTGCCTGTCGGAGCATCATACATTCTACGTTTAGCAGATCCTCCCTTTACCCGCTTGATAGACAATAGCGTTGCAGCTGTTGCCGGTAATAACCAGATCGTGGAATTCACAACAAGCCCAACTGTACTGAGCTCAAATGGTGCGGTCCAGGTCCCTATGGGACAAGCGGAACTGCTCTATACCAGTTGCGATAAGTACTTCTGGCAGGCTGGTGAATACCTGGTAGTGAATGAAGATCCAGATGTCGCAGCGGAATGGGTGCCAAATGGTTCCAGTGCTGTTCAGTCAGGTACGACCGGTTATGATTTCTGGTTCTACGATCCTAATGGAACATTTAGCTTCGTACGTCAACGCCGCCATAACGTAAGTGATAATTTCGGTAACGTGGGTTCAAGTCGTACATGCCACATGAAGGTGAATAACTGGGCTGTAGGTAGCCACATCCCGGATCTACTGCCACTGAATGTGCGGGTACGTGCAGTTGTGAACAATGTGCCTGAGAACTGGGGACCTGCTTGCAGATTCCAACGGAATGAAGCATTGGGAGACTGTGCACCAACGCTGTTGTTCGATGTCCCAGGCCACTTTGCCTACAGCTGTGATGTGTTCCGTGATTTCACCACATCCGCGGCCGACAGGTTATATGCTCGTCCTATAGCTGGTGCAACGAAATATCGATTCACCTTTACGAATGCTGAGTTGGTAACACCCATCGTACGCGAAGTACCGACCTACTATCTTACATTGGGTTGGGGTACTCCAGTAGCTCCACAATTGCAGCCAGGTCAGAATTATAGTGTTACGGTGGAAGCATACAAAGGAGGGGTCTATTGCCAAGCGGGAAGGTCTTGCTTGGTGAATATCAACAACGCTGTCCAGGGTGGCCAACAGAACAATGCCATCGACGCTGTTTCGGAACAGGATCCTGAATTAGCCTTGTGGCCAAACCCGAATCAGGGCGAACTGCTTAATTTCAAGCTTACCCGGATCGGTGACCATGTAAGTACCGTGAGTTTCGATCTGTATGACCTTAGCGGAAAGCGCCTAGTCCAGCGGACCATAGCCGTTTCCAATGGTCAAGTGAATACAGTGATCGATCTTCATGGAGAACTTGCCGCCGGTATGTATGTGGTGAACATCACTTCTGGAGGCGAAGTGTTCACTGACCGTGTGGTGATACAGCCTTAAATATTCAATAGAAAATAGAGCCCTGCATCAGCAATGATGCGGGGCTTTGTTTTTGGGTGGAACGGATGGAATAGGTCCTCGGATAAGGAATCGGCTCACGCGATCATATTTCTACGCTCCAGATTAATTATCACGTCTCGACGTTTACTCTGAAGAAGAGTCGGTAGCTCAACCAGATCACATTATCGATCCGAATGTTCTTCGGAACACCAAGCGCAACAACCTGATGGTTGTATTGCAGGCTAAATGATGAATGTGCGTTCAGGTGTATGACCGGTCCGACTACGATCCTGTTCTGATCGATCCGGAAATGACCGTTCATGCCACCAGAACGAAAGAATACCTCATCCGCAAGCTCAAGGATAAGTTGCCTTCCCTTTATACGGTCGGACAATTGCAGCATTTTCAGAACTACATGAATGCGGTATCTATAGCGGAAGTTGAAACTCGTCGAGATCACATGGCCGGAAGGATCGAATGAGTTGAAATAGCGCTCTTCTACCCGCAGACGGTTGGAAAATGTCCAACGCGCTTTGGTTTGTTTATGTGTGATCTCTTGATGCGGTCGGATCTCATTTCCAATTCGAACCGCGGAATTCCATGAACCGGTGTATCCACTGCCAATGGAGAGCCTCCATGCAGATCCGAATTGATACCCAATTCCTATACGACCGAGTGCAAGTACGCCATGTGGGGTAGTATCCACGGAGCGATAATTTCCATCTGCCAAAATGGTCCAGCGGTGATCTACAGCTAGCTCTACATAGGCTTGCAGCCACTGCTGAGAGACCCTATCCTTAATGGATATCTGTGCTAACAACGAAGCCGCTCGGAAAATGAGAACACTTACAAGACAAATGCGAAAGAGAACAGATCCGCGTTGGGCGAGTGCGACCATGGTCTTTGAATTCGAGCGATCAGGACTGTAAATGGGAATGATGCTACCGGCAATTGTCGGATAGCTTCTTGACCCGATCGATCTTCGACTGTCTTTCGAGAGAAAAAGTCTTTGAGATGGATCCGGCCAGATCATAAAGCCGCATGGACAAGTTGAGCATTTTGCTCTTTCGAGGATCAGAACGATCTGCAGTGTGCTCTACCATAGTTACCAATAGGTCCGCCAATTGCTCTATGCGGATATGATCGAAATATCTTAAGACCAAATGAGCCTGAAGTGCATCCGTACCATGATCGAAAAATTTGGTCAGGTCAATATCAAGCTCCGTTCTTAGTTGCGTTATGGCGAAGTCGACACGGGTTTCAATAAGTCCAGGAGCAGTCGACCCAAAAAAATCGGCAAGCACCTTCGCTATTGCTCTACCTACTTGTTCTATTTGATCCAGAAGTATGTCCTTGCGCTCCATTCGTGCTACAAAGATGGTTCGTACTAATGGATAAGAACCGACCTTTGCCCACATGCTAGGCTTACAACTACCTACCGATCGCCACTGGGCAGAGCTTATCCGCAGCGACATGCAGACCCTCCTCACTGACCATGCATGGTGTGAGCAAAAAGCAGCAAGCAATGCGATCAGTATGATCACACGCTATCCGGAATTGAGCGAGCTGGTGAGTGAACTTACCCGAATTGCACAAGAGGAACTTGAACACTTTGGGCAGGTCGTCGAAAAGATCCATGCGCGGGGTTGGGTACTAGGTCCGGAGCGAAAGGATAATTACGTGAACGAACTTTTCCAGTTCCTACGCAAGCACGGAAATAGGGAAGAACGTCTTGTGGACAGATTGCTCTTCAGTGCCATGATCGAAGCACGTAGTTGTGAGCGTTTCAAGCTTCTGACCGAAGAGGTTGAAGACCCTGAACTGCGTACATTCTACAATGATCTCATGGTGAGCGAAGCCGGACATTATGCCACGTTCATCGGGTTCGCTCGCAAACACGGAGGAAGGGTGGATGTTGATGCGCGTTGGAAAGCGTTCTTGGCCTACGAGGCCGAAGTGATCGCACGGTATGGCACCAAGGCAACGATGCATGGATGAATTATTGATTCCTAATTGCTCCCTTCGGTCGAATTCCTGATTCCCAGCGGATCTATCGATCTTCACTTAATTCCTTGTGAGGTTCAAGTCAAGCCCTTGAATTAAACTACCCAAGGCATGACCATATCTGAAATGGTGAAGTGTGGGAATCAGGAATTCGGGATAAGGAATGAAGAATACGACCGAAGGGAGTTACTTTCGTGATCCTCAAAAAAGATAAACATGCGTATTATTTCACTTTTGCTACTGGCCTTCTTGGTGTCAACGAATTGCTTCGCACAGAAGGAATACACCTACACCAGCGTTCCAGGCGATCCGCTCGAAGCGCGGATCTATACCCTTGACAATGGCCTACAAGTGTGGCTGAGCAGGAATACCGACGCTCCCCGAGTTCAGACCAACATTGCCGTGCGTGCTGGAAGCACTAAGGATCCGGCCACAGCTACAGGCCTAGCGCATTACTTGGAGCACATGCTATTTAAAGGCACGAGCAAATACGGCACTGCGAATTGGATGGAAGAAAGCAGGTTGTTACAGCAGATCAGTGATGCGTACGAAGAACGTCGTAATACCACCGACCAAGCGAACCGCGACATGATCTATCACCGGATCGATAGTCTCAGCCAATTGGCCGCAGCCCAAGCAGTGCCGAATGAGTACGATAAAATGGCGAAGAGCATTGGCGCA
This genomic window from Flavobacteriales bacterium contains:
- a CDS encoding DUF2490 domain-containing protein — its product is MVALAQRGSVLFRICLVSVLIFRAASLLAQISIKDRVSQQWLQAYVELAVDHRWTILADGNYRSVDTTPHGVLALGRIGIGYQFGSAWRLSIGSGYTGSWNSAVRIGNEIRPHQEITHKQTKARWTFSNRLRVEERYFNSFDPSGHVISTSFNFRYRYRIHVVLKMLQLSDRIKGRQLILELADEVFFRSGGMNGHFRIDQNRIVVGPVIHLNAHSSFSLQYNHQVVALGVPKNIRIDNVIWLSYRLFFRVNVET
- a CDS encoding T9SS type A sorting domain-containing protein, which encodes MKNVHSHQHALLRTLPRVAAFLGAAMVMQSVVNAQTYVTIGSTNGSNSTTSYPTPFGDYYESHKAQYLFRGSELSASGMSAGTITEIQWYVTSLGSAGNHERFTLYAGTTGSTQLGNNSFLATPTQQFGPTDYYPTSGLNSFTLASPIVWNGSDNILVQICHGSENAYIGWWNNPNTSTNNARVEWQTGLSFRGSVSTRVDNNNTLCATSTYNGTQTTRPRIRFGYCTGAAPGVAPASNGPVCVGNTLNLFGTLSSGSATNFNWSGPGGFSSSVQNPSISNVSLAALGEYIYTAKTGVNGCSSTGSVIVAVNPSPGISSSASAPTVCEGGSVVLTATLTRPAYSAGGSSGSLGIAIPDNSTTGASNSISVVGGSGNISANNTISVGVNITHTWDADVQIFLVGPANCGTLELSTSNGGNGDNYTGTIFQTGAATGITSGSAPFTGTFAPEGPLVGTPNTGIYTLPAGDLNGCPVNGSYTLRVFDRANLDTGTLQDWDITIDGTGVATASFSGPGTVGSVSYSGPNNTTATATVSNIPAGVHSYVATATTGVGCTATANVGVTAIAPPNAGTNGTLTACETSTTDNLFVALMGLPETGGTWSGPSAVIGGNYNASTMTPGVYTYTVTPNSPCIGNATATVTVTEQAVPYAGMNGTITVCASSTNADLFLALTGSPTAGGTWSGPSAVIGNNYDASTMTPGIYTYSVAATAPCTIAATAAVTVTENALPVMACLPNSTVCILTPAYALAESTPLLGAYSGTGISAGNFDPSAAGVGTHTITYSFTDANICTNTCTFQITVDGDVDNDGVCDLDDSCIMTPGQIGSACPAIPGFTIGSLQSDGMGDCVCVGATCTTDLSLDVTQGNLGTSPAWELRDATNNTLVQTGGGTPWTNPGVHSDLTCVPDGKFKLIVTGLPVGASYILRLADPPFTRLIDNSVAAVAGNNQIVEFTTSPTVLSSNGAVQVPMGQAELLYTSCDKYFWQAGEYLVVNEDPDVAAEWVPNGSSAVQSGTTGYDFWFYDPNGTFSFVRQRRHNVSDNFGNVGSSRTCHMKVNNWAVGSHIPDLLPLNVRVRAVVNNVPENWGPACRFQRNEALGDCAPTLLFDVPGHFAYSCDVFRDFTTSAADRLYARPIAGATKYRFTFTNAELVTPIVREVPTYYLTLGWGTPVAPQLQPGQNYSVTVEAYKGGVYCQAGRSCLVNINNAVQGGQQNNAIDAVSEQDPELALWPNPNQGELLNFKLTRIGDHVSTVSFDLYDLSGKRLVQRTIAVSNGQVNTVIDLHGELAAGMYVVNITSGGEVFTDRVVIQP
- a CDS encoding tRNA-(ms[2]io[6]A)-hydroxylase, with protein sequence MLGLQLPTDRHWAELIRSDMQTLLTDHAWCEQKAASNAISMITRYPELSELVSELTRIAQEELEHFGQVVEKIHARGWVLGPERKDNYVNELFQFLRKHGNREERLVDRLLFSAMIEARSCERFKLLTEEVEDPELRTFYNDLMVSEAGHYATFIGFARKHGGRVDVDARWKAFLAYEAEVIARYGTKATMHG